The genomic DNA AATGGCGCACGTCGCCGGCGCGGAAGTCGGCGTAGACCGGCTTCTTGGCATAAGCCACGCCCTGGTTGCCCAGCGCCTTCACGAGGAATTCGAACAGCTGGTTCAGGGTGCTGCGGCCGCTGACCGCCACGTTGTACACCTGGTTGCGGCCCTCGGCCGGCGCCATGGCGGCCAGGATGTTGGCCTGCACAGCGTTGTCGACGAAGCAGAAATCGCGGCTGGTCTCGCCATCGCCGTTGATGGTGACGTCCTCGCCCTGAATCATGGCGGCGGTCCACTTCGGGATCACGGCCGCATAGGCGCCGTTGGGATCCTGGCGCTTGCCGAACACGTTGAAATAGCGCAACCCCACGGTTTCGAAACCGTAGGAGCGCGCGAACACGTCGGCGTACAACTCATTGACGAACTTGGTCACGGCGTATGGCGAGAGCGGTTTGCCGATGTTCTCCTCAACCTTCGGCAAGGCCGGGTGGTCGCCGTAGGTCGAGCTGGAAGCCGCATACACGAATGACTTCACGCCGGCATCGCGCGCCGCCACCAGCATATTCAGAAAGCCGCCGATGTTCACCTCGTTGGTGGTGATCGGGTCCTTGAGCGAACGCGGCACCGAACCCAGGGCAGCCTGATGCAGCACGAAGTCCACGCCCTGCACCGCGCGGCGGCAGGCATCCAGGTCACGGATGTCCCCCTCGATGAAGGTCAGCCGCGCCCACTGCTCGGGCGTGACGGAGGCCTTCACTTCGTCCAGGTTGTGCTGATGGCCGGTGGCGAAGTTGTCCAGGCCGGTGACGGTCTGGTTCAACTTCAGCAGCGTTTCCAGCAGGTTGGAGCCGATGAAGCCGGCGCAGCCGGTCACCAGCCATTTGCGCGGCGCGGCGGCCAGTTCCTGGGTGACGGTCTCGAAGCGTGTAGTCATGCAACGTCCTCCTTACAGGCGCAGATCGGATTCGGCGGGCGACAACACGTACTTCAGGTCATAAAGAATGTGTTCCGGCTTGCCCAGCTTGCGGATGCCGGCGGCACCCAGGTCTGCGAATTGATGGTGCGCGACGCCCAGGATCACGGCGTCGTACTTGCCTTCCTCGAGTTTGGCGACCGGCGTGATGCCGTATTCGTGCACGGCTTCTTCCGCGTCGACCCAGGGATCGTATACGTCGACTTCAACGTTGTAGTCGCCCAATTCCTTGACGATGTCGACGATGCGGGTGTTGCGCAGGTCGGGGCAGTTTTCCTTGAACGCCAGGCCCATCACCAGCACGCGCGCGCCCTGCACGTGGATGCGGCGCTTGGTCATGGCCTTGACCAGCTGCGACACCACGTAGCCGCCCATCGAGTCGTTCAGGCGGCGGCCCGCCAGGATGATCTCGGGGTGGTAGCCGATCGACTGCGCCTTGTGCGTCAGGTAGTACGGATCGACGCCGATGCAGTGCCCGCCCACCAGGCCCGGGCGGAACGGCAGGAAGTTCCACTTGGTGCCGGCGGCCTGCAGCACCGCTTCGGTGTCGATGCCCATCTTGTTGAAGATCAGCGCCAGTTCGTTGATCAGGGCGATGTTGACGTCGCGCTGGGTGTTCTCGATCACCTTGGCCGCTTCGGCCACGCGGATGCTGGAGGCCTTGTGAGTGCCGGCGGTGATGATCTGCTTGTAGAGCTGGTCGACCAGTTCGGCCACTTCCGGCGTCGAACCCGAGGTGACCTTCTTGATGGTGCTGACGCGGTGAGCCTTGTCGCCCGGGTTGATACGCTCGGGACTGTAGCCGGCATAGAAATCGACGTTGAACTTCAGGCCCGACACGCGCTCCAGCACGGGCACGCAGTCTTCCTCGGTGGCGCCGGGGTAGACGGTCGATTCGTAGATGACGATGTCGCCGCGCTTGAGCACCGCGCCGATGGTCTCGCTGGCCTTGACCAGCGGCGTCAGGTCGGGCTGCTTGTATTCATCGATCGGCGTCGGCACGGTGACGATGAAGACGTTGGCCTGACCCAGCTCGGCGCGGTCGGCGGTATAGGTCAGTTGCTTGGCTTCGGCCAGTTCGGCGTCGCTGACTTCCAGCGTGTGATCGTGTCCGGCCTTCAGCGCCTCGATGCGGCGCGTGTTGATGTCGAAGCCGATGACCGAGCGCTTCTTGCCGAATTCCACCGCCAGCGGCAGGCCGACATAGCCCAGGCCGACGACTGCGAGTTTCACATCCTGAATACGCAACATAACTCTCCCTTTGCCGTAAGACGATTACGGCATTTTAAATATGGTCGGGGTGATGGATAACCGAGCCCCCGGCGGTGATCACCGGGGCGCCCAAAACTTAGTCTGCCCGCAGCACGGATGGCAGCAGCAGCCATCCCGGACGGCGCCAGGAGACCAGCCGCGCATACAGCCAGATGTAGACGCTGGCGAACACCACCAGGCTGGCGCTGAGCACCCAGGCGTTGTCCCACCAGATGGTGGCCGGCACCAGGCCGATCAGGGCCAGCACCCACATGTAGGGCGACGCCAGGGCGTTGCACAACGCCGGCACCGCGTGGCGACGGCCGCGGCTGAAGGTGACGCGCACCAGGCGGCGAAAGACCAGTTGGTGCAGGTGCAGGGCGTCCGGCTGGTCCACCGGCACGCCGCGCTTGAAGCGGCGGCGCCAGATGGAAAAGCCGGTTTCGAATACGGGGTAGAACAACACCGCCAACGCGTAGAACGGCGACACCGACGGATTGCGCACGACCAGCAGCACGGCCAGTTCAGCCAGCATGAAACCGAGGAAATACGCGCCCCCGTCGCCCAGGAAAACGCGCCCGAACGGGAAATTCCACACCAGGAAGCCGAGCGTCGCCGACGCCAGCGCCGCCGCGACCATGAAGATCGGCACATCGCCCACTTGCAGCGCCACCAGGCTGATGGACACCGCCATCAGCGTGGCGATCATGCCGGCCAGGCCGTTCATGCCGTCGACGATGTTCAGGGCATGGGTACAGCCACCCACGGCGAACATGGTGAAAATCAGGGAAACGGGCCAATACGACAGGACGTAGTCCACGGGCGCCATGCCGACCCGGCTGACGCCGCCCAGCAGCCACCAGGCGATCGCGGCCGACGCGAAGGCGGCCAGCAGGCGCTTGCTCGCGCCGATATCCTTGGTGATGTCTTCGAGCAGGCCCGCCACGAATACGGGCAACGCCGACACGAACAAGGCCGGCCACAGCCAGGTCAGGGTCATGTTGTCGGGGCCGAGCACCAACAGGCCCATGAGCGTGCCCGCCAGCACGGCCAGTCCGCCCACGCGGGGCGTGGCGCGAGAGTGATTCGCTTGCGGTTTGTTCAGATCGCTGTCGCCGGTGAAGGCGCCATGCCAGCGCTCCGACGCCACGATGAGTCCCCCCACCATGAACGCGACCACGCAAATGTACAGCCAGGTCACTGGGTCACCTCGGGTTGGTCTATCGAGACAGGCCCGCCATTATCAATGGCAGGTGTAACGCCCATATATGGGAGGGATAAGGAAGTGCAATTCACCGGGACAGAACGTAACGTCCGCGCTCCGGACCCGTGCACAAGCCAAACCCCGTTATGACGGGGCCGGGCAGTAACGCGACCGCAGACGCGCGGAAAGACCGAATTCATGAATCGATTGTAGAGCTTTCCGCCTCGACACACGCGAAATATCCAAGGGAAAACACGGAGACGATGGTGAAGCGATTTCCGCGGGTTACGGCCACCCGCCGGCGGGATCACTCGCCGAGGCCCCGAACAAAAAAGGGACAGTTCAAATGCGCTCAAAAAAAAGCCCGAGATCGTGAGATCTCGGGCTAAATCCACCAAAGGAGGAGGGTGGAGGAGACAACCGTGGCATGTTGGGAGCGTTTCGCTCGCCGCGCTGTCGGGGTTTGCACCGCGCCGACTGCGTTTCAACATCCGATGAGATGCATAGTATCGGTTTTTTTTGTGCGTTGCAAGAATTTTTTTAGAGCCGCCGCGTTGTCCGATGTTGCGTTGCATTTTTGCCGCAACGTCCCGCCCTCCTCCCCGGAAAGCCGCACCCGGCAATGCGTTGCAAAAATGGAGGGTTATTGCCGAACGGGTTAACCCCTTGCGGAATTACCCTAGCCACGATCGGGTTATCCCGCCCTATGATTTGCACCGGAAAGGTGCATGCGGCACCAATATGCGGCAAATATTGCGCACTGCAACATTCTGATGCCGGGCCTTGCCGGCCCTGCGCGGGCAGCCCTAGATTCGGTATGCGGTGGTGGTCATGACCTTGGACATGGCGCGCATGGCGGCCTTGACCGGTCCGGGCAGCGGCACGCCGCCGGCAGCCTCGGCGCTGGCGCGATGCTGGGCCTCGTCGTCCTTCATCTTCTGCACGATCTGGCGGGAACGGGCGTCCTGTTCCGGCAACGTCCGCAAATGCCCTTCCAGGTGCGCCTCGACCTGCTTTTCGGTTTCGGCCATGAAGCCCAGGTTGCGCGGCGCGCCCGCATAGCCGGCCAACAAGCCCAGCGCGAACGAGCCGGCGTACCAGACCGGGTTCAGCAGGCTTGGGCGGCTGCCCAGTTCGGTCAGGCGCTGGTTGCACCAGACAAGGTGGTCGACTTCCTCGCCGGCGGCCTCCAGCAACAAGTTGCGCGGCCCCGGCTCGCGGCAGACGGCGGCCTGCCCGCGATACAGGGCCTGGGCGCAGACCTCGCCCACGTGGTTCACCCGCATCAAGCCGGCGGCGTGACGCTTTTCCTGCGCCGACAGGGTATCCGGCGCCTCCTCGGCGGTGGCTGGATTGGGCCGGCCAGCGCTGGCGCTGCCGGACAACACCCGCAGGGCCCGGTCGGCTTCGGCCAGCAGGGCATCCAGCGGGCTGGCGCGGCGCAGGAAGGCAGCGGGACCGGATCGAGACAGCGTGAGGGACATAGACGACTCCTGAATGGGCACACACCCCTCATCCGGGGTGGGACTCTCGTGCCTGGAATTGTACGCAACGGGTATCATCAGCCATTGACTGCGCTCAAGCACAAGGACCTGACAAATGGAATGCACGATCGACTGGGGCGGCCCCAACGGCATGCTCTTTACCGCCAGCACCGGCAGCGGCCACGTGGCCGTGATGGACGGCGCCGTGGACGGCGGCGGCCACAACCTGGCGCCGCGTCCGATGGAAATGCTGCTGGCCGGCACCGGCGGCTGCACCGCCTATGACGTCGTGCTGATCCTCAAGCGTGGCCGCCACGCCGTGACCGGCTGCAGCGTCAAGCTGCAGGCCGACCGCGCCGATGTCGACCCCAAGGTGTTCACGCGCATCCACTTTGCCTTCACGGTCACCGGCCGCGACCTGCCGCGCGCCGCGGTCGAGCGCGCGGTGCAGCTGTCGCACGAAAAATACTGCTCGGCATCCGCGATGCTCGAAAAAACCGCCGAATTGACGTTTTCGGTGGACATCGTCGACACCCGGGACGCCGCCGCTGCCTAGCGCGCCCCGGCCGACACGCCGCCATTTCAGCCTTTTCTGATTCTGTACCCATGAAACAATACCTGGACCTCGTTCAATCCATCCTGGACACCGGCGCGTGGCAGGAAAACCGGACGGGCATACGCACGCTGAGCATGCCGGGCGCCTCACTGCGCTTCGACCTGCAGCAGGGCTTTCCGGCCGTGACCACCAAGAAGCTGGCCTTCAAGTCCGCCATCGGCGAAATGGTTGGCTTCCTGCGTGGCGTGCGCAGCGCCGCCGAGTTCCGCGAACTGGGTTGCAAGGTCTGGGACCAGAACGCCAACGAAAATGCCCAGTGGCTGGCCAACCCCTACCGCGAAGGCCCGGACGACCTGGGCCCGGTCTATGGGGTGCAATGGCGCCAGTGGCCGGCCTACAAGCTGCTGGACGCCGGTCGCGACGGCCAGATCGCCGACGCCCTGGGCCGCGGCTACACCAAGGTCGCGGACCTGCAGGAAGGCGGCGTGTCCAAGGTGCTGCTGTACAAGGCGGTCGACCAGTTGCGCCAGTGCCTGGACACCATCCACGAACGGCCGGGCGACCGCCGCATCCTGTTCCACGGCTGGAACTGGGCGCAGATCGAGGAAATGGCGCTGCCGCCCTGCCACCTGCTCTACCAGTTCCTGCCGAACGCGACCACCCGCGAAATCTCGCTGTGCCTGTATATCCGCTCGAATGACGTCGGGCTGGGCACGCCGTTCAACCTCACCGAGGGCGCGGCCCTGTTGCACCTGGTGGGTCGACTGACCGGCTACACGCCGCGCTGGTTCACGTATTTCATCGGCGATGCCCATATCTACGAAAACCACCTGCCGATGCTGCGCGAGCAACTGACGCGCACGCCGCTGGAAGCCCCGCGCCTGGTGCTGTCCGACCGCATCCCCGATTTCGCCCAGACCGGCCGTTACGAGCCGGAATGGCTCGAGAAGGTCGAGCCCGGCGATTTTTCGCTGGCCGGATACACGCACCACGCGCCATTGACGGCGCCGATGGCCGTCTAGAACCCACCGCCGGCATTTCGCGGGTCGCGTGCGGCCGCCATCCGGCGCCGGGTGCGCCCCCGTCCGGCGCAAGTGAAGATTGGTGAGCTTCTGGAAGCCCGTTTTCGGTATAACCCATCCCTTAGCCCCGGACGCGCGTCCAGCAAGCCCTGCGCGCCGTTGCTTCCGAACGGCCCATGCCGCGCCGTGCCTGGCCCTCGCCGCGTAACCGGGCAGTCCGTCCGGTCCGCCGCCCGCCTGCAGTGCCGCGCCGCACCCCCCATCCAGACAAGAGAGTACGTGAATCGCCAGCGTCGACAGCAGGATTCCCTTGCGGCCCAGTTGCAACTGTTGACTACTAATTGATTTGAATTGAGGCCGGCGCGGCGGCTGTATGCGCTCAGGACAGGACCCCAAAAATGCTCGTTGGAACATATAACCCTTCGCTCGTCCTCGTATCCCTAGGGGTCGCCATCCTGGCGTCGTATACGGCGCTGGGCATGGCCAACCGCGTGCGGGCGGCGAGCGGGCTGCCGGCGGCGCGCTATTGGCTGGGCGGCGGCGCGCTGGCGATGGGCATCGGCATCTGGTCCATGCATTTCGTCGGCATGCTGGCGTTCAACCTGCCCATTCCCATGGGCTACGACCTGCCGCTGACCGTGCTGTCGCTGGCCATCGCCATCGGCTGCTCCGCCTTCGCGCTGTGGATCGTCTGCAAGGACGACCTGCCCTGGGCCCGCCTGCTCAGCGGCGCCCTGCTGATGGGCGCGGGGATTGCCGCCATGCACTATATCGGCATGGCGGCCATGCGCATGATGCCGGGCATCGTCTACGACCCCGCCTGGTTCGCCCTGTCCATCGCCATCGCGGTGGCGGCCTCGGGCGCGGCGCTCTGGATCACCTACCGCCTGCGCCACGACGGGCCGCGGGTGGCGCTGTCGCGGCCGCTGGCGGCCGTGGTCATGGGGCTGGCGATCGTCGGCATGCACTACACCGGCATGGAAGCCGCGGGCTTTCCGGACGGCAGCATCTGCATGGCCGCGGACGCCGGCATTTCGGCCGGCTGGCTCGCCATCGCGGTCACCGCCGTCACCCTCAGCGTGCTGGCCATCGCCCTGGTGGTGGCGGTGCTGGACAACCGCCTCGAAGCCCGCACCTCGGCGTTGGCCTCGTCGCTGGCCGAGGCCAACGAGGAACTGGTGCAGCTGGCGCTGCACGACACGCTGACCAAGCTGCCCAACCGCATCCTGCTGGAAGACCGGCTGGAACAGGCCATCGAAAGCGCCAGCCGCCGCAAGGGCTATTTCGCCGTGCTGTTCTTCGACCTGGACGGATTCAAGGCGGTCAACGACGCCTACGGCCACCATACCGGCGACGCCCTGCTGATCGACCTGGCCCAGCGCATCCGCCAGACCCTGCGCACCCAGGACACGGTGGCGCGCCTGGGCGGCGACGAATTCATCGTGCTCAGCGAAGTGGTGGAACCAACCGACGCCGCCAATGTGGCCGACCGCCTGATCGAAGCCATCGCGCGGCCGGTGATGGTGTACGGCCACGAGGTGCTGGTGACCTCCAGCGTCGGCATCGCCATCTACCCGAATGACGGCGAGGACACCCATGCGCTGCTGACCAACGCGGACGCCGCGATGTACCACGCCAAGCGCCTGGGCGGCACGGGCTACAGCTTCTTCGAGCCGTCGATGAACGCCGACGCGCATGAACAGATCGAGCTGCTGCACGACCTGCGCCTGGCGCAGGAACGCGACCAGTTCGTGCTGCACTACCAGCCCAAGTACGAGGCGCCGGCCGGCCCCATCATGGGCGCCGAGGCCTTGCTGCGCTGGAACCACCCGACGCGCGGCCTGGTGGGTCCGGACCAGTTCATCCCCACGGCGGAAAAGACCGGGCTGATCCTGTCGATCGGCGAATGGGTCATCAATGAAGCCTGCCGCCAGATGCGCGAATGGATCAACGCCGGGCAGGGCCACTGGACCATCGCGGTCAACATTTCCGCGCTGCAGTTCGCCCACGCCAGCCTGGTCGAGACCGTGCGCGCCGCGTTGGCGCGGCACGATGTGCCACCATCCTGCCTGACGCTGGAAGTGACCGAATCGACCGCCATGCGCGACGCCGAAGCCAGCCTGACAGTGCTCAAGCGCCTGTCGGGACTGGGCGTGACCATTTCGATCGACGACTTCGGCACCGGCTACTCCAGCCTGCTGTACCTCAAGCGACTTCCCGCGACCGAACTGAAAATCGACCGCGGTTTCGTCAACCAGCTGGAAAACGACAACGAGGACGCTGCCATCGTTTCGGCCATCGTGGCGCTGGCGCAGCAGTTGAATCTACGCATCGTGGCCGAGGGGGTGGAGACCGCGGCCCAGCAGAAGTTCCTGACCGGACTGGGGTGCGATTCACTGCAGGGCTTCCTGCTGGGCAAACCGATGCCGGCCGACGAATTCCTGGAACACGCCGCGGGCTGAATCCACGCCAGCCGACCCGCGCGGCCGGGCGCATCCCCGCCCCGCCGGCCAAATTTGCTACGCTTGGAATCTTCCCGCCGGCGCCGCCGGCCGCCTCCTTGCGTACCTGTCCGAATGCCCGCCAGCCTGACCCTGATCGTCGCCTATTCCACCAATCGCGCCATCGGCCGAGACAACGCCCTGCCCTGGAAACTGCCGGGCGACCTGGCGCACTTCAAGCGCAGCACCTTGGGCCATCCGATCATCATGGGCCGCAAGACCTGGGATTCGCTCGGCCGCCCCCTGCCCGGCCGCGCCAATATCGTCGTCAGCCGCAACCCGGCCTTCGAGGCCGCCGGCGCCACCGTGGTGCCGACACTGGAGGCCGCCATCGCCGCCTGCGGCGACAGCGCCGAGGCCTTCGTCATCGGCGGCGCGCAGATCTACACGCAGGCCCTGGCGCTGGCCAGCCGCGTCCTTGCCACCGAGGTCCATGCCGAGGTCGAGGGCGACGCCTTCTTCCCCCTGCTGCCCGGCTTCCAGTGGCGCGAAACCGCGCGCGCGGCGCAGCCCGAGGAAAACGGCTACCGCTACGATTTCGTGACGTACGAACGCGCCTGAGCCGCCCCGCCCGGGCGCGATGGCTGCCATCGCGGTGCCAACGCCGCGCCGCCCCCCTGACAGCAGGCTAGGCCGCGCCCTCGTTGCGCATGAAGCGCCACAGCGCCGGCGCTTCCGAGTACGCCACGTTGAAGCGCACCCAGGGCGTATCGGCCTCGTCCGCTTCAAAGTACGACCCCGGCGCCAGCCAGATGCCGTCCTTCAATGCCAGGCCGGCCAGGCCGTTGGCGCCCCGCTCGCGCCACTGCCCTGCCACCTTGGCCCATAGGAACAGCCCGGCCCGGGGCTGCGCGTAGATCTCGAAACCGTGTTGCGCCATCAATTCGGCCACCGTGGCGTGCGCCTGCGCCAGCCGCTCGCGGGTGCGCTCGATGTGCGCCCGGTAGCGTCCTTCGCGGATGACCTGGTGGACGATACGCTCCATGATTTCCGGCGAGGTCAGGCCCACCGCCATCTTGGTGCGGGCGATATCGCGCGCCAGGTCGCGGTGCGCGACCACGTAGCCGACCCGCACCGACGGGCTGATGACCTTGGAATACCCGCCCAGGTAGACCACCCGCCGGCCGCCATCGAGCGCCGCCAGCATGGGCGTGACGCCCGGCGCCAGCTCACGCGAAATGTCGTCCTCCACCACCCACAGCCCGTGGCGCTCGGCCAGTTGCAGGATGCGGAAGGCGTTGGCCATGCTGATGCTCGCGCCAGATGGATTCTGCAAGGCGGTGTTGACGAACAGCGCGCGCGGCCGGTGCTGCGACGCGGCCTGCTCCAGCGCCTCGCAGTCCAGGCCGTCCAGCGTGCGCGCCACGGGCACCACGCGCAGTCCGGCCAGGCGCAGCATCTGCAGCAGATTGGCGTAGGCGGGTTGCTCGACCAGCACGGTGTCGCCGGGCCGCAGCAGCGTGCGGATCACCATGTCCAGGCCGTGCGTCACGCCCTGGGTCAGCAACACCTGCGACACTTCGACTTCCATGCCCTGGGCGCTGAGCGTGGCGGCGATGGTCTCGCGCAGCGGCGCATAGCCATAGGGATGGCCGTAGTTGGCGATGCGCATGGCCGGCACCCGGCCCATGTGGCGCAGCGCCATGTGCAACCCTTCCTCGTTGAGCCACTCGCCCGGCAGCCAGCCGCAGCCCGACTTGATGGGGATGGAATGGTCCGCGAAGATATCCGACAGCAGCCAGGCCGCGTTCAGCCGCGGCGGCTCCCAGGATTGCGGCGCGCCCCGGCGCGGCGGCGCGTCGGGCGCGGCCACCCGATAGCCGGCGCCCGGGCGCGCCGCCAGCCAGCCCAGCGACACCAGGCGGCTGTAGGCGCTGGCCACGGTGAAGGTGCTGACCTGGTACTGGCGCGCGAAGTCGCGCACCGAAGGTAGGGACATACCCGGACGCAGCGACTGGGCTTCGATGGCGCGCAACACGGCCGCCACCACCTGGTCCACCAGGGTCGGCGCCTGGCCACGGGCCCGCACGGGCTGGAAATCGATCACGGCGCTACGCTATCTGTACAGTTGTCATGCCTGCAACTATACAGTTAGCCCGGTTTGCACGGATTGTATATTTTCATTCGCGGCCGGACGTACCAGAATCAATCGCATCCCGCCGGCCGCCCGCCCGAAACGCGCGCAGGCTCCGGCGCTTGTCCTTCCCCCTGGAGCCGCCATGAACGCCCCCGCCGAGTTGCCCGACCTGTCCCATCTCTGGATGCCTTTCACCGCCAACAAGCAGTTCAAGGCGCATCCCCGCATGCTGGCGTCGGCCAAGGGCATGTACTACACCTCGGTCGACGGCCGCCAGGTGCTGGACGGCACCGCCGGCCTGTGGTGCGTCAACGCCGGCCACGGCCGCCAGGAGATCGTCGAGGCGATCTCGCGCCAGGCCGGCACCATGGATTACGCCCCCGGCTTCCAGCTGGGCCACCCCCTGGCCTTCGAAGCGGCCACGGCGGTCGCCGGCTTCATGCCGCAGGGCCTGGACCGCGTGTTCTTCACCAACTCGGGTTCCGAGTCGGTCGACACCGCGCTGAAGATCGCCCTGGCCTATCACCGCGCCCGCGGCGAAGGCCAGCGCACCCGCCTGATCGGCCGCGAGCGCGGCTACCACGGCGTGGGCTTCGGCGGCATCTCGGTCGGCGGCATCTCGACCAACCGCAAGACCTTCTCCGGCGCGCTGCTGCCCGCCGTGGACCACCTGCCCCACACCCACAACCTGGAGCAGAACGCCTATTCCAAGGGCCAGCCGGCCTGGGGCGCGCAGTTGGCCGACGAACTCGAACGCATCATCGCGCTGCACGATGCCTCGACCATCGCCGCCGTCATCGTCGAACCGATGGCCGGTTCCACCGGAGTGCTGATCCCGCCCAAGGGCTACCTGGAAAAGCTGCGCGAGATCACGTCCAAGCACGGCATCCTGCTGATCTTCGACGAAGTCATCACCGCCTACGGCCGCCTCGGCGCGGCCACCGCGTCGGAATTCTTCGGCGTGACGCCGGACCTGATCGCCATGGCCAAGGGCGTCAGCAACGCCGCCGTGCCCGCGGGCGCGGTCGCGGTGCGCCGCGAGGTGCATGACGCCATCGTCAACGGCCCGGCCGGCGGCATCGAGTTCTTCCACGGCTACACCTATTCGGCCCACCCGCTGGCGGCCGCCGCCATCCTGGCGACGCTGGACATCTACCGCCGCGAAGACCTGTTCGGCCGCGCCCGCAAGCTGTCCGGCGCCTTCGAGCAGGCCGCCCACAGCCTGAAGGGCGCGCCGCACGTGATCGACGTGCGCAACCTGGGCCTGGTAGCCGGCGTCGAGCTGGCGCCGCGCGCCGGCGCGCCGGGCGCGCGCGCCGCCGAAGTGTTCCAGAAGTGCTTCGACAGCGGCCTGATGGTGCGCTACACCGGCGACATCATCGCCGTCTCGCCGCCGCTGATCATCGACGAGGCCCAGATCGGCCAGATCTTCGAGCAGATCGGCAAGGTGCTCAAGGAAGTCGCGTAACCCCCCGGCGCGGCGCAGGCGCCGCGCATCGCACACAACGGCGGGCGGCCCCGGGCCGCCCTCCGGCGTTTTCAAAGAACCCCGCTCCGAGCTTTCCCATGAAGAAGAACCTCTCGCACTACATCAACGGCCAGCCCTACGATGGCCGCAGCAACCGCTACGCCGACGGTTTCAACCCGGCCACCGGCGAGATCATCACTTCCGTGCCGCTGGCT from Achromobacter xylosoxidans includes the following:
- a CDS encoding PLP-dependent aminotransferase family protein gives rise to the protein MIDFQPVRARGQAPTLVDQVVAAVLRAIEAQSLRPGMSLPSVRDFARQYQVSTFTVASAYSRLVSLGWLAARPGAGYRVAAPDAPPRRGAPQSWEPPRLNAAWLLSDIFADHSIPIKSGCGWLPGEWLNEEGLHMALRHMGRVPAMRIANYGHPYGYAPLRETIAATLSAQGMEVEVSQVLLTQGVTHGLDMVIRTLLRPGDTVLVEQPAYANLLQMLRLAGLRVVPVARTLDGLDCEALEQAASQHRPRALFVNTALQNPSGASISMANAFRILQLAERHGLWVVEDDISRELAPGVTPMLAALDGGRRVVYLGGYSKVISPSVRVGYVVAHRDLARDIARTKMAVGLTSPEIMERIVHQVIREGRYRAHIERTRERLAQAHATVAELMAQHGFEIYAQPRAGLFLWAKVAGQWRERGANGLAGLALKDGIWLAPGSYFEADEADTPWVRFNVAYSEAPALWRFMRNEGAA
- a CDS encoding aspartate aminotransferase family protein, coding for MNAPAELPDLSHLWMPFTANKQFKAHPRMLASAKGMYYTSVDGRQVLDGTAGLWCVNAGHGRQEIVEAISRQAGTMDYAPGFQLGHPLAFEAATAVAGFMPQGLDRVFFTNSGSESVDTALKIALAYHRARGEGQRTRLIGRERGYHGVGFGGISVGGISTNRKTFSGALLPAVDHLPHTHNLEQNAYSKGQPAWGAQLADELERIIALHDASTIAAVIVEPMAGSTGVLIPPKGYLEKLREITSKHGILLIFDEVITAYGRLGAATASEFFGVTPDLIAMAKGVSNAAVPAGAVAVRREVHDAIVNGPAGGIEFFHGYTYSAHPLAAAAILATLDIYRREDLFGRARKLSGAFEQAAHSLKGAPHVIDVRNLGLVAGVELAPRAGAPGARAAEVFQKCFDSGLMVRYTGDIIAVSPPLIIDEAQIGQIFEQIGKVLKEVA